The region aaatgagggatcatttattaaaatccgttcagccgttttcccataatttccattcaaattatatacataaatggtCTGATGAGTGGATGGTAGAGGGTGGTGAGAGTCGCATCCTGAGGTCTTCAAGCAGTAAAGTTTCCTTGGCCAGTTCGGAAATCAGCCGGGAAAGTGTAGCCTACATTTCGAGAAACCAAGGTTTCACTTCCTCAATAGTGACTAGGTCTTTGAGACTTAGTTTATACCAATTAATTCTAGTCTGTAACTGATTATCAGTATAGGGACAATTTTGCAGTAGAAAAGTACAGTGACAGTGTCCAATGAGGGCATGTGATGGTCTTTATTTCGAACATAGCTTTTGTTGCTACTGCAGTTCTATCCTGTATATGAATGCAGTATGACGTTGTTGTTGGCTGTAGAGTGATCCCTAAGTACTTGAAGGAGTTGACAATCTCAAGTGGTTGATACTAGCGCATTATTGATTCCTCTTTTGCAAGTCGGCCTCCTTTTCTAAAAACCATCTGGACTGTCTTTCTTTCATTAATGCATAAATTATTTTTGTCTGCCCATTCTGTCAAAGCATTCAAGGCTCTTTAAAGATCTTGTTTATGTGGCGATACAAGATCcatatcatctgcatacataagCAAAGTTGTTTTCTCCGAATTTcgttaaattatgtttttgaacaCTACATTTCATTGTTCTACATGCACTATTAGCATTGAAGTGGAAGAGGTAGAGGACTGTCGACGTAATTGCAGATGGGTTTCAAGGTTGCAGGCATAATTACCATATTCCTGTTCTGATTGTTTGCATACTTTGGCgagaaataacaatataataatatgatcACTTCGAGCTATATTCTCGtttatttttgcattatgttTACTGCAATATTAAAAGCTGGGGAATTTCTTGTTGAATTAATGTTCTTCCTTCCTGTAAAGAAGCTTACATTTTCACTTCAAAAAATTAACAACTGGTTCTATGAACTACGACAAATTTAACAAGTGGTTCAGGCAAACCAGCTGAATGACATAACTGTGTGTGTCATCCATCTTGTAacccttaaaataaaatacaattcataaGTACAGTGGGGCCCCCAACAATGCGACCTGAAGGGACCAAAGTTGAAATTATGCTTCCAAATTGCTAACTTTacttgtttggccaaacacctgcatagaattggaatatattagtcccctaactgcccattgtgcaactcaaaccaagaaatggattcggaacacctcgaaatctgtgcttcagtggctggccatgatgatatctttgaaaaatattggagtgcaagaggtcaaatgactttactgttaaacgcctggcattagaaaacaataacaacaactttTCTCACTTTCTATATAAGGTCTtcaacacatatatatatattttttttaatcttccagTGCTTGCGTACAGACTGTTGCTCCACTGAGAACTATTAATATGGTTTTCCCGCGTACCTGTCATTCCAATTTCTTCCCAATTTTCAAAGCTTTCAATAAAAGACTTCTCATTATTGACACAAATTTTAAGCTCTGAACTCGCATTTGCTTATCAGTTATTAACAGTTCAGGAACAATGAActactgaagaaatttataaatatagtttactaacttactatcacagaaatctaataaaacataaatctaatcgacatcaatattgtactcgaagacaaaagtctacttccattaattgagcctaaatgtcatacaagtgcagcacttaaacatgatgctagtttcggcccaagactttataataaaattacaaactattttccaaatttgaaatattttaaaactgaacgttttaaaaaagaaatttataaaattattcatgatatataacattaacaaatatatgtattttttttttttttaccttttatttctgtcgactatattcgtgtttttattgaatatcactggcttctgtccgattgtcaatttatattaaatgtgtttttttttctcttttttcctttcttctactttttttttttttcttttgcttctgtgtgttatttatcggtttgaattaagttaattaggcctactgtatttagtaaattgtctttgtaaattttatgttctattattggctaagaccacaccgtacacgagcctggctcttacagtagtggctagaaacatttttgtttcataattttaatttgtactcactttgcctaCTAGGTAGCTAAATAAAGTAAAGATTCCGCAGTGATCTGTAATGTCAGTTAAAACTGCAGCGGTTACTATTGTTACAATTAGTCCTAGCTAATGAGTATAAGTTAGTAGGTATGCTTATAACTCTATtggctaatctaatctaatacaatacaatacattatatacatatttatattatgtgtTGCTGAGACAAAGACGAAACTCGAGATGTATGTAAAAATGTTTTGGCTACATGGATGCGTGCAATATCATACGAAGCGTCTCATCTCTTATCGTCCACATAGTTAGACTCTAATGACTGAATGATTTCGCACATCATTTTTTTAAAGATACGGTATatattttccacaaaaatgtTTGTCCATAACTTCTTTatgattgtaaataaatttaaacggTCCTTTTATTTGCTTGCGGAGTACCAGTCCACAGtgactatagtgagggtcacgtatGAGTaatcctaaaagactaatttggccatctcttcagtgttgccaactaatactagatatcaccaaaagaggataaaatcacacaataccatgtactataataataataataataataataataataataataataataataataataataataataataataatatagtattaacaataatgtcTTGCTCATTTAGcctaccacatctcatctttatgttgtggaggtgttttctaacaggttcaataatttgtgaaagagtaggcctatatttttcttctggacctctcgcacattatgttagtagttagtagattagtgtatgatgtaatattaaaatatattttatctgacaacatcaaattcattgctttgattaaacagtttacgaaccacgagacctaacctaaaaatgtattttgtttgattacgcgaaatgattagtatgaattccgaaaatgaatgccactttgaaatgtatgctttagaatgtTTACtccattaatataataaaaatctaaacacgaaagaaattaattaaaatgtgaaatgatatttctatcgattactcaagggcatgtatcacacgaaatatgttatatttatttatacttagcctagctgactataatcttgaaattgtaaccacaacacaaagcaactcatacaataactattatgtattaatattaatactgatattaattaattaattattagtaatgggctcagaaatctagaacaattagaattttcagaatttaaactactgacaacttgtgtcactgctgcgaACATAACAGCTATAAAATCACTATCAGTtgcagtatttctcagtaccgaattttgaaatgaagttggcaaaagaaaattcaacctgcaaactaaaaaaatcaccataatccactagcttatgtagtaatgggggaaaaatggttaggtttcacccttagcgtattaagtaagctgacccggactatactatGTGGCAGTAACTTACAGTGATTACTGTAGAGTTAAAGTGAGGGGTTGATCAGTCCTCTACACAACGTCTATATTTTCCTTATTGGTCATTCGAGCTTTATGGTTTCGAAAACTGAATTTAGAAAAATACTCAATTATGAAAGACTGAATTGACAGAAGTATCATTCTTAAGCGAAGTAATAAACTACAAATACTGGACAAGGAAAGAATGTAGGCTTAGATACAACAACCACGAATCCACAGTAAGAACTGATGATGATACTTTCCATTTCGAGCTCAATGTCAATTTTTATCTTTAGTAGGTATCTCATCATTTAATGCTCACAATTTCTGAACTTAAACTTCTATTAAATCCACgatctttttttcattttctttcaacaTTCACGTTAGTGTGTGCTTAATCACAGTCTGAAAACACTAAAgtaaattaaaactgaaattcaactgaaaacattaaacattttaatacgtATCTTCAGAGTTGATTTTCATTACTTAATTAGTACATCACTCTgtgactgtttttttttattcgggAAAtgagttaagaaaaaaaaagaatgaaagaattggGCTGGCTTGAATAATTGCAACTGTGCTGTATCTCAACATTCTACttggaatacaactgttttaataactaggtacagtaaaatccctcctatccggcacccaaataactggcaatacaaaacaatggcacttttggctaggtcAAAAAGAAAAAGTCATTCATGTGAAAGAGAAGAGTctgacgaagatgtgagtggttctCATAGATTGCACATGCTGCATatcgtgtttactctttacactgttcacgtgtgaaaacatagacaaaaaagcccgttatgtccctggagtataGGGTAGCATCGGTATCTGTCACTTGGACCATGCAAACAATGCACGAAGACAATATCTTTCAATTTAAAACTTGAACTTGCCCATTTCGAAGGGGTGTTGAATAAGTCTAAGtacgaaagtgtgaaattctctgttcctacagtgcGTAAAAGTTTAATTTGAGTGATGGATAGTGTCATGGTTATTACTGCTAAGTGCTGCTGCTGCACAATGGATTCCGGGAAATGCAAGCAAAATATTCTTATGCTCAAATCATCGAGTGCTACTTCATAGCTGCgatgttggctacactgctcttcacgtcacatgactcacatgacagccacttaaaattgtcataaggtcaCAAAAACTTTTAGTACTTTTACGCTattttgtattactgtattacagtaattattaactgatgaatgtactgtacattaccttattcagtactaaaaataaacattgtatgtatttcaaaaaactatttttaattatctatatgaaaattactcaatttcaacatggaaaaaaaatgtttgtgcagtaaaGTGCgtttttacataacctataaaagtaTTTTCGAATTATCCAGAAAAATCAGTTAtctggcactggctttgtcccacaattTCCGGACGTGGTATTTAAATGAAgtgaattattttatcaaaattaatgtGTTAGAGAACATCGAAATTGAGGAGGGTCTATACAGACTACATCACAGACCACATTTGGAGGCATCAGAATGTGGGTACCTACGTTTCAGTAGCGGTAACAAATGATACTCACACATAGTGGGAATCTTGTTCTGCAGCTATTTGCATTATGTGATAAAAAGTCGAATTCTTCTCAGCTGTCACACTGATGGTGAAATTCTCTGTCACGTTTGTTCCAACCCATAACGTATATGTCACAGTTGCAAGGTCATCTCCTTTAGGATTTTGTCGAGGAGTCGTGCCTTCCACTGCCAAATTTGAATCCGCACTTGCCACAGCAGTAGGAGGAAGTGTTGTTGCTGTAGATGGCTGGAGTTTAGCTACTGGAAGAGCAAAGATTTATCAAATAAGAGTGTTGTTTTGACTTTCCCTGAATTAAACATTTCGGTTATATGTACAGTTTTCTTTCTACATTACATATAATACTTATAATAACCTAAAGAGTTACAAACATAAAATATGCAGACTAATAAAGGaagagaaattaataaagtatagaataataaataaatagcactCCGAAGATGGCCAGGTTGATAACCTCAACCTGTCCACAATTTTGTGTTGGCGGAACtattaatatatgaaaaatactctAATTCCTAGATGAAAATTTTCTGACAGTACTAGGGAATGTCTCAGAACAAATGAAGGTTATAATTTTATAGTGAAAATAACGAATAAAATGGTATGTAGATctttaaagtcatttttgacaTTTCATTTTGTCCTTGGAACAAAAGACAAATCATGTTTCTAGAGATAATTGCCGCTGTCTAACCTATACAACAGAGTATAGTAAAAtatagcatcgtgatgcacttggggagatacgataggtagcgaaatgcggttgcaaataccagctataacggctgggggggggggggggatcatcgtgctaaccacacgataccgccattctggttggatgatcgtccacctgtgcttcggcatgtgggcgtgaggccagcagccagctggttggtctaggtccttcacgggctgtagtgccatggattattattatagtaatatataATGATTACACATATTTCTCCTCCAAATTCATTATTAttggctgctgctgctgcttaaataatttcaattttttttttccttccttttcattGCAATCTGTTTTATACTGTTCCAGTTTatttcgacagtaagttaacatggagcaaccatttaaatatatttctgaaaaagctcgtaaaagattttcCCTTCAGAAAAGACTAGCatgaaagaaatggggatgctctagaaatactttgaacactacatacaaaacgTTTGTACAGCCAGTGCCGACCtactgtggagaaattttaattacttcacctttcataaacgaaatagaacatgttcaaaaccagctctcaggctcattactggtgaaATCAAAACAACTCTAATAGATTCTATGAGACTCCCCACtaacattaacagcatcaaaatgacaatagaagaaaaagcactgattcaatatgaaaaacatatcagattaccaggaaacaattggcattcatacagtactctctgtagattgaaaactcaaaaaaagtttcatatccattgttcaagaattaaaacagaaaatcaacatcccgaatttaaaagaaaaaataacaaggtgccggtgcaggtgttacgtgctgtctcttctcactttatagatctcttggatatggaacaacaagttttgatggagaaatcattgcaataagtgaaagtctcaggaatattctatgccacatcaataaatttaaaaatgctgtTAGATTGTCAGATtcaaaagcagctattctatcaatagtctctagccacacaccttcatctcaaacagcaaaaataactaaaatgctctctcaattaatatcactcagtaaaagaattgtattccaatggataccatcccattgtggaatcctgggaaacgagaatgcggatgctttagcaaagaacgGCAgtactgttactaaatctacatattactctgtgaaaagatttattaaatctacatacttaaacttcaaaaaacaaaatttgatatcacaatctcaagggaaaaaatgaaactctctgcatcttaatccacagttaatttccgatttcCCACGAAAAtggtctgtagctgcatttagattggcaacaggccatgactgtttggccaacacctgcataaaattggaatatatctgtcccctaattgcccattgtgcaattcaaatcaagaaatggattcggaacaccccaaaatctgtgcttcagtggctgaccatgacaatatctttgaaaaatattggagtgcaagaggtgaaatgactttattgtcaaacgcctggcattacaaaacaacaacaacataattatatgaaacaagtcaaagtcaggataggagaagaaatgtctgaagaaagtgaaatagggagaggagtatgacaaggatgccctttatcacctatctgttcaacatctacttggagaatttggtaaagaactgttttcagaacatgggaggggtgatagtaggagaaagaagaataaagtgcataaaatttgctgataatatgttgttgttagtagaagaggagacaacactaaggaatatgctactggagctaaatgacaactgtgagcaatatgggatgaagataaatgcaaacatgacgaagaccatggttatcagaagaaaaataaagaaaacttgcGAAATTGATTTGCTCATTaatcatcaataaatttaaatgaagttAAAATTTGAAAGCAAAGTCGGCATGGGTTAAAGCCATgcaattaagtaaaaattttacatggGAGGAactgtaataaaacaaaattagggGGTACACGTttgatacataaaaaaaaaaaatcccatatAAGGGAAACCCTAATGTAGAGCTTCTCGCTTAATGGTTGATGTAAAATGATATTAATTAAGACATTAAAACAGGGACTGAAATTCCTGAACTATTTACTTTTGTTCACAGGATGAACTTAGCAATGCTGTAGGCTACTTTATGTTTGTTATATCAAAGATCAACCTGTGTTGATTATCATAACATTACCAGTGTTAGAGACACAAGTTAGTACCTAGGCCTAGCCTATCTTATatgaatatacagtaaaaccccagtaagacgctgttcaagggaccacgtattaaccgggaccacgtattaggcgggtatactaattttgacttatatacagtatctattagcatttttctttactgAAAAACATGAgtcatgaaaggtaatatagtattactccattatgtaattactgtactgtatgtcaaagacatttacaatatgtactgtacttaattctttcggaaaaaaaaagtcatttatagttgtttgtcatgtgcatgttctccaagtcctcatgtttaccacacttcagtttcctgcgattacatcctcctgacatcgcagctgcagtgattgagtcgcgattttttattatcattcttaatgtcgatgatgggattcctaatgaatcagagagttgtttctgagtaagagtactgttctcatcgtactttcgtaagattttcaatttttccGACAAATAAAGCGCTTTTcattaacactcattgtaatcacattcaccgacacttcaatacactaaaggacaacaatcTGCCCAacaaaaaatttccagaattttattacggccgagtgaggaatgctgtttgagagagagggttagcaagagggtggggtattgtaattGTATGTAAACTTTAACCGCGCAGGTAAGTAGTCGAATAAGAgggcgtaacaagagggtgaggtatgaagtatgaaggtttaaatgcgcaggtaaagggtcgaatatcaatacttttcaggttaatggcaccagtgagttcaatgaccaagatgtttcattgctgttgaagtacattgctgaaaattacatcgaaaatattccacaaaaacaacgtattatgtgggacttgagcacaacaaatggggtattttataaaggtgttatatatgaaatgtgcagggaccggacaaaaaaacgTATTACACGGGACAGCGTAATAAGCGgacgcgtcttatcgaggttttactgtaattttattgaattcataCCGGTACCCATTTGTGGTTGATCTATTTGATTCTATATTTCTtgaatcctttcattttcttGTGCTTGTAAACACTTGActgtttattaaatgttacacTTACCACTAGCGGTGAAAGTTCCTGCAGAATTACCACTACCACAATTGAGGTCTCTAACAGAGCTGAGTCGTCGTGGTCCCAAGCCGAGCACAACTTCAGTGGTTGTAAAGACGTCTCCAAACGAACCATCAGGAACCTGACGTGATACCAGGTAGTTTATAGCACTGCTGCGGTTCCAGTGCACTGGGCCAATGTTGCCACCATTGCCAGCAAGTTCACTATCTACAGCCTCTAAAGCCTATAATGTAAAAATAGTTTTTCTGTCAGCTACACAGAGGAATGTGACAATTTGATGTTGTTACTATACAGTATTATGAAATTGTTGGGGATAGTCAAGAACTAATGACAGGGTAGGAAACTCTTCCATGTATTGAGTGATATATGCAACGAACAAAACCTACAGGTAGACCCTATTCCTGAAATGTcggaaaaatcgaaaatcaatatagataggcctatttctatTGAAAGACAGAAAATTTTTTGTAAGACCTTATCACATATTGTTCATTTGTGTGTGTTTTAATgtacctatttttatatttcttttagtatatttatatattatttttatttatgtatttgttttgatTTGTCCTATATAATTGTGTATGATTTACTGGATGAATGAACTCCGAAAGCCTAAAATCTCATATGATGAAATCTTATTACTAGAGCCCGAATGTATATGCATTTATGTTACTTAAAGTAAGCAGGCATAAaggacaattaaaaaataaacaggcaCAATTGGCAGGCAAAGAGGCAATTAACTCTCGACATTtacctggggtcttttctgaccccacacaatcttttattgttaatatctacattCATATActccatttgaatttgttttaccatgcaatgaatttcttttactttttccattttaggggatgtagttgagctgatagactggattgcagctttggagtcagacaggatgactatgcttttgcactggtttagccaaacaaatacattttgaagtggtgtataaatggcttcaacttcaccatcaaaatttgttgtgtacttgccaacattttcaTAAAGGGTCTCCTTTTGTTGTGGGTTTCTATTCTGCAATTTTATTGTGGTAGAAAGCattatccataataataataatcgaaggATCTAAATTTCTCAACCCAACAATAAGCTACCTCTCCACCCACTTTTGGAATGTATTCATGGCACCATAGTAATCTTAGCCAGTCTTCAAATTGGATGCAAAAAGTTAAATCTGCATCTATAAAAGATACAAGATATTTAGATTCTAGATAGAACAtataataaaagttactacacCATATATAGTTTAATAGTATTGTAGTTACACTACCAGGTTCCATCTTGTACAATGACCAGTCTTCCTCCCACAGCAGGTTGACGCATAACTCCTTGAACCTTACCACCAACAATACTGGTTTGCTCCATGAATGTGTTGCAGAgtctatgaaatatagcctacatggaATTAATAATGTTACAACATTTATTCCCTTTACTATCTTAAAATCTTGTAATAAAGCctgccattcataaaaatccacgtTTCATCCAGAAAAACAACAGACTTTGGACCCTCACTTTTCATATTTCTCACATATTCtcttaatatttttactttctcttaCTCTTATTCTCAATTTAAACCACATTTCCTTCAAAATTGTCCTTAATGACGAACGTGATCCTTCAAATGAAGTATGTATCATAGTTTCCTGTTACATAGCCCAGTACCAGCATGGCTGTTATTATTTTTCCTGAACAGGAATGAAAATAGTACCGGTAGTGATAAATAAGAAGTAATTATAAGAGTAAAGTCTACAGCCTTTTaacttattaaaatttaaaaaaaaatgttactgccaTAATTTTCTTCATCTCGATTCAGTCTATCATATACAAATCTTGCAATGACTTCATTGGAAAAATTATCTGAtgcacataagcccaccattcgtccctatcctgaacaatattaatccagtccctaacatcatattccacttccctcaaaatattatcctcccatctacgtctcggcctctccaaaggtcttcaaactaactctatatgcatttacggACTCACTCattcgtgctacataccctgcccacatcaaacgtctggatttaataatgttaagtgaagaagacaatgcttgcagttgtgcattgtgtaactttctccattttcctgtaacttcatccctcttagttccaaatattttcctaagaaccttagggccctattcatagacattcttagagcgggtTAAAAAgctacttccggtggatgatcagcgaactaacgtttttcgtattcataaactagtgttagcgataataCGTGTACTAAGAGGGGTTTGGCTGGCTAAATTTTAGCCCCCGCCGGTAGGGTAGTTTAGAGGCCGACTAGCTTAGCAAGATGGCTGTTATGATGCAGTGAATGTGGGTTATGTACGTCGAATTCGTGATGTGATATGTAGGAGGAAGACGTACCTACCGAGATTGgacatatttagaaaatatgaaGTACACAACATTAGTCAGGCCTCTGTAAGATGTATAATAACGAATGTGTCAGTAGCAATCACTGGACTTGCGCCTCGTTACGTACGTTTTCCTAGGGAAGAAAAACGAATAACACTGCGAGAAAGTTTGACGACATCGCAAGATTCTCTTCAGGTAATTATATTTCATGATTTGAATATTGTATGTGAATGCTTTCTTAGAGAAATTTGTACTGTACCGGTACCATAttggtacagtaggcctattgtgatatttcatcatttttaggTTATTGGCGCCATAGATGGCACGCACATACCCATAACAAATGTAGGAGGAGAACTGTCACAAATATATATCAACCGAAAAGGATGGTATTCTCTATTAAACGTTCAGGTACGTACTGTAAATGAAATTACAACCCGTAAGAGGTTATGTAGACCTAGGCTGAAAttttggtgaaactagcgctgaggtagttccgatGATTTCgatagtgaaaatcgttgaatttgtgagatattttTTATAGAGATGCAGTTGGTCATATATGCAAGCCATTATAAAAGCCAAAaataatctaacctaatctatcacagattcgtatatgcaaggtgtataagcagagtacgaagagaaccacctcagtgctagtttagcttttaataactttatttacattttagatagtaatgcattatattacattatttcagttAAATGGTACAAGAAAAAGGATCTGTAAtttgtaattctccagaaaagctacactgaAGAAGACACAATAAAAAATCGCCTCAATGTTgttgccccccccccctccttctaactaattactaatataacatgcgagaagtCGAGGGAGAATTATTAGAGAAATGGTGTTATATTGGTAATAAATTGGAGTGTGggagctacaacagtgcattacagTATGTAAGTAACAGTACCCAAGTaactattaaacaatttttatgttgaaagtatttgtggctgctgACTAAACCACATGTTTATTTGGCCTACTGTATATATGTCACGTAAGTCAGTGAAGCAAATATCTATTGTTCCTCCTTcaatgtagcttttctggagaattactagAAGGTCAGCTGTTAGCAGCTC is a window of Periplaneta americana isolate PAMFEO1 chromosome 12, P.americana_PAMFEO1_priV1, whole genome shotgun sequence DNA encoding:
- the LOC138710125 gene encoding uncharacterized protein CG3556-like isoform X2; this translates as MAVDSELAGNGGNIGPVHWNRSSAINYLVSRQVPDGSFGDVFTTTEVVLGLGPRRLSSVRDLNCGSGNSAGTFTASAKLQPSTATTLPPTAVASADSNLAVEGTTPRQNPKGDDLATVTYTLWVGTNVTENFTISVTAEKNSTFYHIMQIAAEQDSHYVFEATEWPNGHYVHTIAGYKEEPSCYHYWLLYQVPTLPEPASPPGNNFVTPAVTDQPGDRDRHGSRIRLQVSSVWGNYTNPREP
- the LOC138710125 gene encoding uncharacterized protein CG3556-like isoform X1, whose product is MAVDSELAGNGGNIGPVHWNRSSAINYLVSRQVPDGSFGDVFTTTEVVLGLGPRRLSSVRDLNCGSGNSAGTFTASVAKLQPSTATTLPPTAVASADSNLAVEGTTPRQNPKGDDLATVTYTLWVGTNVTENFTISVTAEKNSTFYHIMQIAAEQDSHYVFEATEWPNGHYVHTIAGYKEEPSCYHYWLLYQVPTLPEPASPPGNNFVTPAVTDQPGDRDRHGSRIRLQVSSVWGNYTNPREP
- the LOC138710125 gene encoding uncharacterized protein CG3556-like isoform X3, giving the protein MAVDSELAGNGGNIGPVHWNRSSAINYLVSRQVPDGSFGDVFTTTEVVLGLGPRRLSSVRDLNCGSGNSAGTFTASVAKLQPSTATTLPPTAVASADSNLAVEGTTPRQNPKGDDLATVTYTLWVGTNVTENFTISVTAEKNSTFYHIMQIAAEQDSHYVFEATEWPNGHYVHTIAGYKEEPSCYHYWLLYQVPTLPEPASPPGNNFVTPADTGTRLKP
- the LOC138710125 gene encoding uncharacterized protein CG3556-like isoform X4, with the translated sequence MAVDSELAGNGGNIGPVHWNRSSAINYLVSRQVPDGSFGDVFTTTEVVLGLGPRRLSSVRDLNCGSGNSAGTFTASVAKLQPSTATTLPPTAVASADSNLAVEGTTPRQNPKGDDLATVTYTLWVGTNVTENFTISVTAEKNSTFYHIMQIAAEQDSHYVFEATEWPNGHYVHTIAGYKEEPSCYHYWLLYQVPTLPEPASPPGNNFVTPAAVDFRLR